The Arachis duranensis cultivar V14167 chromosome 2, aradu.V14167.gnm2.J7QH, whole genome shotgun sequence genome has a window encoding:
- the LOC110277463 gene encoding uncharacterized protein LOC110277463 isoform X1, whose protein sequence is MEEEEIRSINHGVFGTVDDYAYAEESCVNEGEFNVSGPTWSTTPPSLLAEPPPPPPSSTTIEECCWLGFLEGLEDNGKMVISDGNLDLDHHLGLEHGVVDNNNNNNNNNNNNNNKASRNELSSPFVDDELELSYCPDDWLVIPSMENN, encoded by the exons atggaagaagaagaaatccgAAGCATCAATCATGGTGTGTTTGGCACGGTGGATGATTATGCGTATGCTGAAGAATCATGTGTCAATGAGGGAGAGTTTAATGTTTCAG GGCCTACTTGGTCTACAACTCCACCTTCTTTGTTGGCTGAGCCACCACCACCCCCACCCTCATCAACCACCATTGAAGAGTGTTGTTGGCTAGGGTTTCTAGAAGGGTTAGAAGATAATGGCAAAATGGTAATTAGTGATGGTAATTTGGACTTGGACCACCATTTAGGACTTGAACATGGTGtggttgataataataataataataataataataataataataataataataaggctTCTAGGAATGAATTGTCATCACCTTTTGTGGATGATGAATTGGAACTTAGTTATTGCCCAGATGATTGGTTGGTGATTCCATCAATGGAGAATAATTAA
- the LOC110277463 gene encoding uncharacterized protein LOC110277463 isoform X2 — MVCLARWMIMRMLKNHVSMRESLMFQAMPLPGPTWSTTPPSLLAEPPPPPPSSTTIEECCWLGFLEGLEDNGKMVISDGNLDLDHHLGLEHGVVDNNNNNNNNNNNNNNKASRNELSSPFVDDELELSYCPDDWLVIPSMENN, encoded by the exons ATGGTGTGTTTGGCACGGTGGATGATTATGCGTATGCTGAAGAATCATGTGTCAATGAGGGAGAGTTTAATGTTTCAG GCTATGCCTCTTCCAGGGCCTACTTGGTCTACAACTCCACCTTCTTTGTTGGCTGAGCCACCACCACCCCCACCCTCATCAACCACCATTGAAGAGTGTTGTTGGCTAGGGTTTCTAGAAGGGTTAGAAGATAATGGCAAAATGGTAATTAGTGATGGTAATTTGGACTTGGACCACCATTTAGGACTTGAACATGGTGtggttgataataataataataataataataataataataataataataataaggctTCTAGGAATGAATTGTCATCACCTTTTGTGGATGATGAATTGGAACTTAGTTATTGCCCAGATGATTGGTTGGTGATTCCATCAATGGAGAATAATTAA